One part of the Gossypium raimondii isolate GPD5lz chromosome 1, ASM2569854v1, whole genome shotgun sequence genome encodes these proteins:
- the LOC105785513 gene encoding putative white-brown complex homolog protein 30 encodes MRGVIRSHFLHFLLFFLSSFPSSRSLDGDDYSETQNPAVLPGVTDLIHKRLSNLTTLLIKDIGSDLSFCIKNAQEDLDGAFNFSKNMDFVTNCIKKTKGDVTLRLCTAAEIKFYFDSLFSKGAKTGYVKVNKNCNLKSWVSGCEPGWGCFADGGQQIDLKNTSYMPSRSQDCQPCCEGFFCPRGLACMIPCPLGSYCPLATLNKTTGVCDPYNYQIPPGKPNHSCGTADIWADVGSSSEIFCSAGSYCPNTLNKITCSKGHYCRKGSTSQISCFKLTTCNPNTSNQNIHGYGVMLFVGLSLLLLIIYNFSDQVISTKERRQAKSREAAAKHARETAQARERWKAAKDIAKKGGWQAQLSKTFSRAKSQRKTEQQKASGVGKSTEAPVPPPPKVAEQTSKGSKEKKKEPGDLTKMLHSLEDDPKSNEGFDLNIGGKNVKKQAPKGKQLHTQSQIFKYAYGQIEKEKAQQNKNLTFSGIISMATDNDIRTRPMIEIYFKDLTLTLKGKNKNLLRSVTGKLMPGRVSAVMGPSGAGKTTFLSALTGKTAAGCSVTGLILVNGKNEPIQAYRKIIGYVPQDDIVHGNLTVEENLRFSARCRLSADLAKPDKVLVIERVIESLGLQAVRDSLVGTVEKRGISGGQRKRVNVGLEMVMEPSLLILDEPTTGLDSSSSQLLLRALRREALEGVNICMVLHQPSYTLFKMFDDLILLAKGGLVAYLGPVKKVEEYFSSIGINVPDRVNPPDHLIDILEGIEKPATVTREQLPVRWMLHNGYPVPLDMLDLAEGLSTPSGSNPNNSGATAGGQAFAGDLPDDAKINVSKSKDLSNRRSPGILRQYRYFLGRILKQRLREGQMQAVDLMILLLAGACLGTLAKVTDETLDNAGYTFSVIAVSLLSMIAALRTYSLDKLQYKRETESGISSLAHFLSKDTIDLFNIIIKPVAYLSMFYFFNNPRSSFQDNYVILMALVYCVTGMAYVLAISFAPSLAQLWAVLVPVVLTLVANKGKDSMIQKYFGKFCYTKWALEAFVIANAEKYSGVWLLTRCKSLESGGYNLHDWKLCLIILIVNGVIARILAFIILVTR; translated from the exons ATGAGAGGAGTTATTAGATCccattttttgcattttcttcttttttttttaagttcctTTCCTTCTTCAAGGTCTTTGGATGGGGATGATTACAGTGAAACACAAAACCCTGCCGTCCTCCCTGGTGTAACGGACCTCATCCACAAACGGCTTTCGAATCTTACTACATTGCTAATCAAAGATATTGGTAGTGATTTGAGCTTCTGCATAAAGAATGC GCAAGAGGATTTGGATGGagcatttaatttttcaaaaaatatggATTTTGTGACTAATTGTATCAAGAAAACAAAAG gAGATGTCACCCTGAGACTATGTACAGCAGcagagataaaattttatttcgatAGTTTATTTTCAAAGGGGGCCAAAACTGGTTACGTAAAAGTTAACAAGAACTGCAATTTGAAATCTTGGGTCTCTGGATGTGAGCCAGGATGGGGTTGTTTTGCTGACGGGGGGCAACAGATTGATCTAAAAAATACCAGTTACATGCCTTCCAGGAGTCAAGATTGTCAACCTTGTTGTGAAGGATTCTTTTGCCCTAGGGGTCTTGCTTGCATGATAC CATGCCCTTTAGGTTCTTATTGTCCGCTTGCAACGCTGAATAAAACAACCGGAGTTTGTGACCC GTATAATTACCAAATTCCTCCTGGAAAGCCAAATCACAGTTGCGGCACTGCAGATATTTGGGCTGATGTTGGAAGTAGTAGTGAGATATTCTGTTCAGCAGGATCATACTGCCCTAATACCCTTAATAAAATTACTTGCAGTAAGGG GCATTACTGCAGAAAGGGTTCCACTTCCCAAATTT CTTGCTTCAAATTAACTACTTGCAATCCAAATACTTCAAACCAAAATATTCACGGTTATGGAGTCATGCTCTTT GTTGGACTGAGTCTCCTGCTGctcattatttataatttctctGATCAAGTTATTAGTACTAAAGAAAGAAGACAGGCTAAATCCCGAGAAGCAGCAGCAAAGCATGCGCGTGAAACTGCGCAAGCACGGGAAAGGTGGAAAGCAGCAAAAGATATTGCTAAGAAAGGGGGTTGGCAGGCACAGCTTTCAAAGACATTTTCTCGAGCTAAATCACAAAGGAAAACTGAACAGCAGAAGGCATCAGGTGTAGGTAAATCTACTGAAGCTCCTGTACCACCACCGCCAAAGGTAGCCGAGCAAACCTCCAAAGGttcaaaggagaagaaaaaggaacCAGGCGACCTCACAAAGATGTTGCATTCCCTTGAAGATGATCCCAAAAGTAATGAGGGTTTTGATTTGAATATTGGAgggaaaaatgtgaaaaaacaAGCACCAAAGGGTAAGCAATTGCATACTCAGAGTCAAATTTTCAAGTATGCCTATGGTCAAATTGAGAAGGAAAAAGCACAACAGAACAAGAACTTGACTTTCTCCGGAATAATTTCAATGGCTACTGATAACGATATCAGGACCAGGCCTATGATTGAGATTTATTTCAAGGATCTAACCCTCACTTTGAaggggaaaaacaaaaatttactcAGGTCTGTCACTGGGAAACTCATGCCTGGTCGTGTATCCGCAGTTATGGGCCCATCAGGAGCCGGAAAAACTACATTTCTCTCTGCTTTGACAGGGAAAACTGCTGCTGGATGCAGTGTTACAGGTTTGATTCTTGTAAATGGAAAAAACGAACCTATCCAAGCATATAGGAAAATTATTGGATATGTGCCTCAAGATGACATAGTGCATGGAAACTTGACAGTAGAGGAGAACCTTCGGTTCAGTGCGAGATGCAG ATTATCTGCGGACCTGGCAAAACCCGATAAAGTTTTGGTTATCGAAAGGGTTATTGAGTCCTTGGGTCTACAAGCAGTAAGGGATTCACTTGTAGGAACAGTGGAGAAACGAGGGATCTCTGGAGGCCAAAGAAAACGTGTAAATGTTGGACTAGAGATGGTTATGGAACCTTCTCTATTGATCTTGGATGAGCCTACTACTGGTTTAGACAGTTCTTCATCACAGTTACTCCTTCGAGCACTTCGACGTGAAGCTCTTGAAGGGGTAAACATCTGCATGGTACTTCACCAACCAAG CTATACTTTGTTCAAGATGTTTGATGATTTAATACTTCTAGCCAAAGGTGGTCTGGTTGCATATCTTGGACCTGTGAAGAAAGTTGAAGAATACTTTTCCAGCATAGGGATCAATGTGCCCGACCGTGTTAATCCTCCGGACCACTTAATCGACATTCTGGAAGGGATTGAGAAACCAGCTACAGTGACTCGTGAACAACTTCCTGTCCGATGGATGCTACACAATGGCTACCCAGTACCCCTAGATATGCTTGATTTGGCTGAAGGACTTTCAACACCCTCTGGTTCAAATCCAAATAATTCTGGCGCCACTGCTGGGGGACAAGCATTTGCTGGAGACCTGCCTGATGATGCAAAGATTAATGTCTCGAAATCTAAAGATCTATCCAACAGACGATCACCGGGTATACTTCGCCAGTACAGATACTTTCTTGGCAG GATTCTTAAACAGCGACTACGAGAAGGTCAGATGCAAGCTGTCGATTTAATGATCCTTCTTCTTGCGGGAGCCTGCTTAGGGACTCTTGCAAAAGTGACAGATGAAACACTGGATAACGCTGGCTACACATTTTCAGTCATTGCAGTGT CACTATTATCGATGATCGCTGCATTGAGAACGTATTCGCTAGATAAATTACAATACAAAAGGGAGACTGAATCCGGGATCAGCAGTCTAGCTCATTTTCTATCGAAAGACACAATTGATTTgttcaacatcatcatcaaaCCAGTGGCATATTTATCAATGTTCTATTTCTTCAACAATCCAAGATCAAGCTTTCAAGATAACTACGTTATATTGATGGCACTTGTTTACTGTGTCACTGGTATGGCTTACGTATTAGCCATTTCCTTTGCACCTAGTCTTGCCCAACTG TGGGCAGTGCTTGTTCCCGTTGTTTTGACTCTCGTTGCAAACAAGGGAAAAGATAGTATGATTCAGAaatattttggcaaattttGCTACACAAAGTGGGCTTTGGAAGCTTTTGTCATTGCAAATGCTGAAAA GTACTCTGGAGTTTGGCTATTAACTCGTTGCAAATCATTGGAATCTGGCGGTTATAATCTCCATGACTGGAAACTTTGTTTAATCATCCTTATTGTCAATGGCGTTATCGCTCGCATTCTAGCTTTCATTATACTTGTAACGAGATGA